The stretch of DNA GTCGAAACTGCGTCTGTAGACGAAACTGCTTGAACACTTTTACCTTAAAATCTTCCGGGTTTTCAAACACTCAATTTACAAAAATCAAGGTGCACGATTGGCTCAGGTGTAACAGGTATTGTGACGTCCATATTTGGCGTGTGCTGCTGTTTGCGGGATAGAGAACCGCGACCATAAACTGACGCTTTACggttattattataattattaatattattggAGTGTTTTTTGCAGTTGAACTCtgacagagaaaaataaaaccagaaCACTCTTTTGGCTACAATCTGCTGAAGAAAGGGCAGAAATAACCATTAGGAAGAAGGAATTAAGCAgttgtcttaaataaaaaagtaatattGACCGGTTTACTCACCGTCTGCTCTCTGAGTTTGTCATAGAGCGCCTCCAAACGTTTGTTGGCGTCGTCGAGCTTCCGCTTGGTTTGCTGCGAAAAGATAAAACCAGCACACGGTTAGACACGCGTTAAAACAGAGATGAACTGGTGAGCTGCACAGTCGTAGACTCACGGGGTCAGTGGCGACAGCCAAGCACTTCTGGATCAGCCCCTCGAATGTGGTCTTCAGGACCAGGTGCTCGTCGGGGATGGGCTTCTTCGTGATCTTCTCGGCAGGGATGGACTGCAGAGGCTGAAGGGTTCAACACgatgacacacacagacatttcaAACACAGCAAAAAGTTTATCCGTGTCATTTAGACGCTGCTCGAGAGATGAGATTATTTTAAAACTTTTGATACTGCGAACCATCACATTATGCTCCACAGGCTGAGATACTGGGTAGGTGTATCGGGGTCTGCTTTGGAGTTTTTCGCGTCTTTTCTACCTGAACGATCATGTTCTGTGGCTGCTTCTGAGTTCAGCTCCACTTCCACTTCTCTTCCCTAACGGTGTGCCACATGGTCCTGTTTTGGGGCCTTTATTGTTCCTGTTATATCTGCTGTCTCTTCAGCACATTTTGAGCACTTTTAAGGACATTTCTTatcactgctatgcagatgacattcAGCTGTATCTCTTTTAAGTCCCCATATCTTTCTAAGCTAAGGATCTCACAGGTGTTTAGGCTCCATTAAAAGTTGGATGGCTGACAACTTTCTCCACCTTAACGAGGAGAAAACATTTGTCCTTGATTGTGGTCCTGACTGATTTGTATCTAAGGTGATGGAAACTCGAGGTCCACTTGCTTATTTTGCTAAATCTTCAATCAGGAACTTTGGGGTAACTTTCCACTCAGCTTTCACTTTGGAGGCTCATGTTAAATCTCTGGTTCGCTCATGTTTTCAACACCTAAGTCCCATCGTGTCGGGCTCTGAACTGGAAACTCTTCTAAATTGTTCAGAACGTCGGCGGGGCGTCTAAATAAGTCCTCTAAGTACTCATCTGTTATTTCCTCACAGGGTTTAAATCAACCTGTCAGGTCTGTTAAGacaagaaaatatatatatatatatatatatatatatataaaaatcaaCAAGAGTAGGATTCaataaaactttgtttttttcttgatttaaataCTTTTTCCTACCTGAATCACATCTCCTGTAGGAGCTCCTGGCGGGCCCTCCATGCTGGTGTTTGGCATCGCAGGATTCATGGATGTAGGGGAGAGCTGCTGCTGATGCATGCCTGAGTAGGGGACCTGGGCACTGTGGGGGCCCTGCACCATAGCCTGAGGGGCTCCAGAGGTCATCGGCTGGGCACCCTGAGGGTCAGCACCCAATGGGGACATGATGGGAGCCGTGATGGGGATGGGCGGGGTGTAGTTGTCTGGAAACTGCTGAATAAAGACATCCAACTTTATCACCTCAGTCCACCTAAGACGTGAGTCTGTCTTCCTGCTCACTTAAGCTCACCGGATgcctctcatttctttatatgttaccaaaaaataggaaaataagAGCAGTGATGAATTGAAACAAGTGCAAACTTAAAAGTGAATACAGTATAAAAGGCAAAAAAGTTTTTATAATTCTAATGAGCTCTAAAGTCTAATTGGTCTGAGGATCTtttttctccaacacagcctgaaccctcttagacaagcatgccgtaatttctttaagtagtcttcaggaatagttctccaggcttcttgaaggacatcccaaagctcttctttggatgtcggctgccttttgttccgttctctgccaggatgatcccacactgcttcattaatgttgaggtccgggctctggggaggattcatccctccataagacctgctgccactgattctcagtccacttcttgtgtcatttggcacagctcagccttttctccctgtttcccttccttaagaacggcttcttgacagccacccttccatggagaccatttctgatgaggcttcagtgaacagtagatggatcagctgaaggtccagatgcatctctcaggtcctgtgttgggtctttgctggatgttttcctctttcttaaggacatccctttcagatactgttcatctgctgtagatagttctttaggcctgacacttcttcttttgtcctccacttgtccagctTCCTCATAtgtttaaggacacactgcacaccatgctgagatatgccaagttttcagctaatagctctttgggaatcaccttgttggagcaaaaatactattttctgtctgtcgaactgtgttatctttggtgtttttcatagatgaaactaaagaaatgggaacaaatgatgtgtctgtgtgacaggctgctggtaacaaacTGTCAAAAGATACAATAAAAATTGGTCCTTTGCttagttgtctgttatgtgtcgacacaacactggtccatcccttgagttaggagccttttttaatgcttgaatgattcaaaggtcagtgttaagtggcttaacaaagaaaaaaaaacacaagaactgggctgaaaatgagtgaaaatgcacccaatgtccaaagaaaaacgtgtaaagaccttcagaaagcctggagaactattgctcaagaccttTTTAAAAGATTGTGAGAAAGTCTGGCTGATTGGAGGCAAACTGAAGAAACTGCAAGCTGATCAACAGTGAGAACAGAGTGGGGTTTAAGGAATAAGTCAACCTTAGCTTCTGTTTATACAGAAGGGAATTATATGTGGAAGAACCTGCGAGTGCTTTTATGAGTTAATGCAGACTTACCTTCTTCTTCGGTGCTCGGGTCAGAGCCGGAGGATCGTTCCAGCCGTTCAGAGGCCCTAAAGAAAGAACAAACTCCTCAGCAGCCTGCCTCATGTTCTGAATCTTAAACACTTCAAGTTTGTTACACACCATGATGTCGTCCTAATCTTtgtgaaagctcatcatttCTCCAGTGAATAACTTTCTCTCGTGTCACTGATCATGTGTTCGGACAGAAAACATAAAGCTACCAATAAGAGGAGCACTTGTATCTACTTTTAACTCCATCATATCTGATTCTGGTCAGATATATAAACTGAAATATATATCTGCTTCATGTAAACCTTTTACTTTCTACATAATGACTCCAGTTATTGATCGATGCAACTGCAACATTATACTGTGTTACAAACTTCTTCCTCTTACTAACAAATTAAAGTGTCCACTAAACCTTGCTTTGTTTGGCAGATAAGCAGAAAAATTCAAGTATTCGGTGTTGTCATTTTGCTTCAATTGAATGTCAATTAGCACATAAGAGATCAGTGTAATGTTCATTGTagctggaggaaaaaaaaagccatgcaAATTAGCTGCAGATGATTTGGACTTTTTCAGATTATTTAACTTCCGTCTCTCTCATTTCAGACAAACTCTTCCAGTGTGGATTGTTTTGTTCGTGTGCAGAGAGATGATGAAACCCGAGTTATTTTACCACAGCAGGTTATTTTAAAGCAGAATAATGCTGATGACAAAAGCTCCGGCTCTGTTTCTCTGCCACTGTTCTACAGACACAACGTGCCACTGGAATAATAACAGAGGTAACAATAAGGCACGTTAGATTTATGATATGATAAACTGATTAAAAACGTGATCGGGCTTATAAATGAATTACATCTACTAGGAAAAAGATCTTTAAATTCGCCTTTTAATGACGGTTTTGGTTAGTGTGTCTTTAAAACTGAGCTGCAGTCAATTTACTGCATATTTATCTAAGATGAGATACAACTTAGATAAGaacaaaaaaattatatctgAATAATATCAGAAGAAAAAgtagaataataaaaaacatcatTTATAAGAGAAAAGCAACCAAAAATGGGAAAATATTCAATGAGTCACATAAAGCACAATATCTGCTTAATTTGCTGCATTTTTTGGGTGTATAAACTATCAGaatgtaaagtaaaaaaaaaaaaaaaaaatcatcacaaTATCCAAAAAAACAAGATGTTAATATTCAATTCGAAGAAGTTTGAACTCAAATAAGCAGCTCGATTTGATTTGTTAAGCGGTAATGAGCTTTTatttacctttaaataaaagaTAACAGTTCAGATTTGAAttaaaaccagaaaaaaaaactacattttacATCATtatcaaatgtttcattttgatATATTCATTAAAGGGTTATTAATGGCTTAATGAAATGTTTTTCGCCTTTAAATGCATTACGTCTAGTATCTTTAACACTCGTAATCATTTTTATTAGGTTTGGATTGTCATCTTTTGCTTTTTATCCGTCTCTGCTAATATGGTCTTTAAcggccttttttttaaataaatgcagTATAATACAAAACAAAGGTTATTCCAGTGGCACTCGGTCTGGATACGTTGGTTAAAGACGCTTCTGAACAGCAGAAAACGAACCCCGCTGAGTGATACTGGACCCTGTTAGTCTGAGGAAACGGAAGAAACTGGAATCTGTGCCCTTACAGGCTGAGTGAGTCTGAGAGGAGGACAGAGAGGATGATCAGAGCCATGCAGACCTGTTCTCTGAGAGGCAGGGACCTGAGGTCGGGGTCTGGCTGTGTACCTGAGAATCCGATCGGCGGAGGATGCAGAGGAGGCATGTACGACACAGGAGATCCTGGACCGCCATGCTGGAAAGACGCTCCGGAGGACGGAGCAGCGGAAAAGGAAGAGGAGGTGGGATAGAAAGAAAGGTGggaaggaggagaagaggacAGGCACTGGCTGACCGGAGGCTGTCCGGGATAGGGAGGAGGTGCTGGCTGAGACGGGACGGGGTGAGTGTACTGAGAGAGGAAGCCGGGGGggtgaggaggggaggagggctctgcaggaggagtttgaggaggaggagcagaggagtaCTGAAGAGGCTGATAGAGAGGCACCCCCCCAGCTCCAGGTGGGTACTGGCTGACCTGGGGGTAGGCTGGGAGTCAGACAGGAAGTCGTGTTagcgaaaaaaaaacaacttccaaCTGCATCATGCAACGGgaagacacacacaaaacatgctTAATGTTGAGGTTAAAACGAGAGATAAACACACTGTTAGTGTCCGACATTTCCAAAGAGACATGCTTCAAGGCGTTGAGCACAGAAGCATTTTAAAAGGGTTCCAACGGGCTCTGGTAAGTGTTTGGTTCATTTCTTTTCATGAATATGTTCCTAGAAACAAGCAGAaatcaaagaaagaaacactTCTTGTAACTGGAGATGAGGGGAATAATTAGAGCTCCCACCTAATCACAGAGAACATCAAACGGGCATTAAGACCCAAAACATCTGAACGTaaccagctttttttctttttaaagagctTAAAGTCCACTGAAGTGTGGCGCTCAAGTCCTTTTCAAAGCCGCCGACAATTACTTAGACCAGGACGTCCGACTCAGCTTTATTAACCCAAAACCTGATCATTTCTACAAGATGTGGAGGTTTTTATTTGCACTTTGGAACAAAGCGGCCGTCAAACAATAAGACATTTATGTGTTATTGGTCCAATTCCCTCCTTTATGATCATGTTTGCTGCACCTGTTGCGTGTGGCGGAGGCAGCACTGCCGCTCCAACCTGCGCGTGGGAAACATTTCTGACGTTACACGTTTCAGTTTGGGGGGCCGAGCAGATTTTCCTGCTTTCTTGCTGACAGGACGGTAACAACGGCCTCCTGCTGCACAGCTTAGCATTAACGGAGCTTATGAGATACTGTGGATAATCAACCTTAGAGAACGGTGAGACTTTAAAAACTCTGTTCAGTATAGCTATCTTATGCTGGAAAGTATGACAAGTGCCTGGAAAGCAAGTTAAAAGAAAAGGCATTCCATTGAATAAAAGTATGAGCAAAACATATGTATTAATACACAATGAAAGTGCGTATGTTCATCCACCTTTTTAATCTGCATCCTCATTTTTTCCCTTAAATCAGctggatggaaaaaaaatgaaatctcCTCGTTAAAGAGACGTTAAACTCGGACTTAGTTAAACTTTTATGTAACAGAAAACAGCCACAAATGTTGCAATATCGTTCATTCAAAAGTCTCAGTTGCCACTCCTGCTGCTTCCCTTAGTGAATGACCACATAATGGACAGAGCAGCTCAtcatttttcctttcatttagCAGATTTCGAACATTTTGGTTAAAGTTGACGATACTTTTGAGTCAAAACAGTTTTGAATCCTTTGTTTTTTTAGGCAAAAACTCAACGTAAAAGTTTGTGTTTGATAAAAACTTACGCTGGTACTGATGGGAGTACATGTACGCAGGAGCGGAAGAGGCTGGAGGGGCTGCTGCTGCGCCCGAGGCCGGCATCCCGAACATCGGGTTCGGAGGCTCCGCCTGAAGAGACAGAAAAGCAAATCTGAAACCACGTCGAGACGAAAGAAAGACAATTATCCTTTGACGTTTATCGAAAAAGAGCGAATCTCGGTGTTgaaaacagagagcagagtgcCAACAGCAGGCATTTCGATATGAGGCATGAAGAGCACTAAATCACATGAAGACAGTGAGGTGGTGTGTAGCTAGAGGGGAGGGCGCTACCGCAACTGCTGTCAAGCACATGATGGATTTTAAATTTGCAGTGAGGTGCGTGTGCAGTTGTGGTGGGCGGGCGTGTACCTGCGGCTCTGAGGCGCTGCCTActtgaagaggaggaggagggacatTAGGGAGGGCTGTTGGAGTTTGGTTACTCCAGGAGGTGACAGTGGAAGCAGCCCTCACCTGAAGCACACAGAGAAACACGGCACAAGGCGATGATGGCCGCagcattggggggggggggggggggggggggcgcgcaCGAAACAATGCCACAACAACGCCTAAGTACACGAGGGGTCACACCCATGGATAAAAGAGAGGACTTTACAGGAGCCAAAGGCACTTTATCGTTACTCTTAAAGAAACAGGACATCATTTAAACCCTGGCCAGAAGAGAAATCCAACCAATGAAATGACTAGAAGAAAACTTTTCGCCAAGTGGTTAGTAGCAGGTGAGATGTACAGGGGGGAACATACTGGTTGGTAATACTGCGGCTGAGCCGGGGCAGAGGCAGGCGTAGGCCCGGGCGGTGGGGCCGCAGCGGCGGGCCGAGGCGCCATGGAGGGCTGGGCCGGAGTGTACGGATGCTGGGCCGgagccgagccgtgccgagcctgAGACGGAGCCCTGTGGGTTTGTGCCGGAGCCGCCTGCTGACCCAGAGCCCGACCCAGGCGGTCACGAAGCTGCTGCACGGTAACCTGGATGGACGGAATTCGAGACGGGTTAGACTTGATGAGCCCAGTAAATCACACAAATCAAAACTTTACTGTGAGTTTTACTAAAAGGTAGAAGAGTTACTTTGTGCTTTAGGGGCAAATTCTTTTCTATTTAACTTCCGTTGACCTCCGCTCTGCATTCGCTTCCCATAGGGACACAAACAACATTATACCGTGGAAAAGTCGGGGTTTATCCACATGCTAAAAACTCCTGAAGAGCTGGAGGGGGAGCATGTGCAACACAGGCCCTTAACAAGCAAAACAAGCGCCACTTGTGTCAGTTCAAAGGCCAAATTGTTAATAATCGGATTGGTTTTGTCTGCCAAAGTTGAACTAAGGAGAAGTGAAGAGGTGCTGCCGGCTGTGGCGGTGTTACTCACTTGGTTGGTGTTGTCGGGCAGGTATGTGATGGCGGTGGTCAGACTGCCCTGCGAGGCCAGCAGGCTGGCGTACTGACTCATCCTCTCCGCCAGCAGGATGCCGATAGCGGCGGGACCGGAGCGCTGGGTCTGCTCCACTGCACGACGCAACACCACCACCTTCTCCACCAGGTCCTGAGACATTTAAACGCAGCACACGAGTTCAAAGAGCAGGCGACGAGCGGAACCATCGCTGATACAAAGCTTTACTTCTGGCGCCCAAGGTTTCCTCTCTACTTTGATGCTAAATTCTCGCTTATAGTCAGCAGCTAGTTTCCTGCTGTTTCTGGTTCCTTTGTGGTGGTCAGTTGGTTTAAAGATGCAGACTGGGAACTCAAGCTGTCTTTGCTTACTTTGCCATAGTATAATAACTCACCGgaccaaaaaaaacacagccagcCACAGTAAGAAGTTAGCTGGTGATCGCGGTGGAGCATTTAGCTGTTAGTTAAGAGATGAGGTTGCTTCATAACTGCTGAATgtgtaaaaagaaaaggtttgcAGGCAAATCTGTGACTTTGAtacaacacacacctgcagggAAAGGGGAGTATGTCCGTCCTGGGCTCGGTTCCAGCAGGACACCAGCTTCTCCACGCTGCCAGCGCAGATGTAACACAGACAGGCCTGAGATTGGAGCTGAGAATCCTCCGCTGCTTCCAGTCTGTCACCGAGAAGGTCTAACGGACGGACGAGTTCAGTTCAAGAGCTCAGGTTCAAAGCTGTCAAACCCCACCCCCGCCGAGTGTGTGTGAACTCACCACAGAGGGAGGAGAACTCCTCAGGCCGAGAGTAAGTCATGACGGCGGCCAGAGCCTCCTTCCAGCTGTGCAGGTCGCACGTCTTCAGGATGTCATGCCAGTCTTTCATGACCACGGCGCTGATCAGCTGCAGGACAAACACGCCGTTACATCACCGGCGATAAAACTCTCCCTTTAACAACCCTCCACACTAACTCACACGGTTGTTACCTTGGTTATCCTGCTGTGTGCTTTTGTGAAATACTTCTTCTGGGTTTTCTCCAAGAGTTCGCCCCCTCCGGCGATGGCCAGGATGATGCTGTCTGCCATCCGGTTGTCATGGAGACAGAGCTCCACAGCTCCCTCGAAGTCCCCGGTCAGCAGAGCCTGCGTGATCAGGCCGTCCACGTCTTGTAGGAAAACCAAAGAAAGcaaatacttttttaaaaaaaaagcctgaattCAAACACAACCTGCTCGCATTTCTAAGACTAAAACAGCAAAGACTGGAATCACGTCAGGAGACATCAGGTTCCGCTACAGTTTAAGTTTAAACCTCAGATCTTATTCCGCACAATGAGCGTGAAAACGGGTGACAAATTAAAGCCATAAAGGGGAGCAGAACCCTCTAAAACTAAATTAAACGAGCATCAGTTACAGGTGGTTTAAGCTCCTCTAATGagccttttgttgtttttaagccaaCATTTTGGCAAACTGGCACCGTTTAAGGCGGCTCCTGTTTGTGATGCAGCCATCAATGTGCAGACACATATCAGCAGGCGGATTTGATACCGAATTAAAATCAGCAGATACTCAGATAAGTAGATTAAAGAGAGTAGTGGGGATTCTCATTAAGAAGAAACCTGCTTTTATGACTTATACGCACATCAGGCAGTATCTTTCTCCCTTTTTAGTCTCTCTGGGTCCTATTggatgattttttttgcttttttttccccaggctTTCTTCTACTTAAAGTCCACGTTTGTTCCATTTCAAAGTTTCCTAAGTTGTCCTGATCGCCACCTGTAATGTTGATTCTGCCTGGATGGAGCTGAAGGCTTCGCTGTTACCTTTACTGATGCTGAGAGCGACGCCTCCCGCAGGGGTCGGGACTGGAGTTGGGACCTCAGCCGGTGTCTCCACAGGACTGCTCTCCTCTATCCGCACCGGTGCCATCGTCTCCTGAAACATCGTCTCGTGTTTCCCCGTGAGTTGAAGCACACAAAGAGACGTGTCCTTTAAACGAGAAGATGTGGTTACAATTCATCCTGGGTGTGAAACATCAGTCCAGGCAGGCCGTCATGAAACTACAAACATCCCCACAGATTTTAGGACCATACAAGCGAGAGACatttcagactgacagatgaCACCCACGGCTGCTCTCCTAGCGTCACTAAAAGGCAACACAACAATAGTTTTTGGTGAAGACTTACACTGTTGGATTTCGTCTGACATGGATAATCCGAAAAGGTCACGTCTCTTTTAGACAGATTGTAGCTCTAATGTCACACATCTGGTTAATTCGACTGCCGCGTCTTCTCTCAGCGAGTCTCAATGGAAATGTACCAAAATGTAAATCTGAGTACTTGGATGAAACCGGTTCATTCCTTCATTGTCCTGACAGCAGCTCTCCACCCATGTGAGGTCATGCATGATTCTGAAGTAAAATTCAGTGAGCATCTCTAACACTGTTTAAATCCTACCTCATTCAGGGgaatctcctcctcttcctcctcctcatcgtCAGCCTCCTCCTCTGGGAGAGCCTGCTCCGCAGTTACGTCTGCTTCGTTAGATTCTTCTGGTTCTGCCggctcctccatctcctccggCTCCTTCGGCTCCTCCATCTCCTCTGGCTCCTTCGGCTCCTCCGTCTCCTCTGTCGCCGGCTCTGGAGTGTGATTTAGCTCAGGCATGGCTGCTGGCTGGAGGTTTGCAGCAGCAATCAAGTCGAAGGCCTCCTCCGGATTGTCAGCCGGCGGCAGGAGGCTGAGTTCTGCTAAAGGCTGCAGGGAAGTTGGAGCAGGCACGTCGGGCTGGATAAACAGAGAACACGtcatcattttttctttctcatttatttatttatttaaaacagggaCAATGCATAAAAGCATTAATCGTGAAAGAAGAGATGCCTTGTGCCAGGTTGTAGCAACATTTGCTAATTTCCACCTGTAGTCCCTGGGCACGTAAGGTAAAAACAGATTGagattgtaaaatatgacagataaaagtaatatgcagaccataatatcttaaaaatagacaaaatacactggcaagaaagaaaaaaagagaaaggaaaacaggaaacaagggCGCCAAAATCATGAAGTGCACAATAGGGATCAACAGCACATACTCTCTCTTACTCTCatcacacattcaaacacaagcCCACACACGGATAACAGTCCAACTTTCCCCTTCCCCATCCTCCCCCAACAACCACACTCATTACACACACCAGCAACCAGACATAaatgcacgcacacactcacatatcACTCAATGTGTGCAAGCTTGCTTCCTTAATAACCAGCGCTTTGATAAGCATGAGAATGTGCGGGGATTTGTACATGAGATCATTTCTGTGGGAAGGACTTTCCACTGACTTATGGCCacacttgaaaaagaagagctaCCAAACTGAGTTCTGCGTTACAGACTGTCAGGTTACATTTTAACTGAATGGTATATGTAAGCCTTCATGCTGATGCACTGCTCTCCTCAAGCCCTTGGTAATGGCAGCAGGTATGGAAATATCAATGACATGGCGTGACATTCAGGAAACATCTCCTTATTTTGTCGCCAGATGCAGCTCTTCTTTCCACATGAAAACGGTTCTATAAGTTTCTTGATTACGGGCCAAACAAACCTGCAATGTTGTTGATTTGTGTCCCCTTGAGGCCTCTACTCACCCAAAGATTGGACAAAGTGAAAGAGGACTCACTCTGCAGGATTTCTGGGCAACTGTATTGTTTAGAAGAACACACTCTGAAAAGTTACATGCACCGCTGAGTCGAGCTATTACAGCTCGATTGTGTCATTCAACTGGAACACAGTCTTTGACCCAGTACACatgaacaggaggggaacagacTTATTGATGAAGAATGGCCAACGCCTGACTTTCTAACTTTTTCTGTGGGGGATCATCGTAGATAAGAgtacagctgaattcactgacCCAGACGCTGTTTTTAGGTTACTTTAATGGGGatgaaaatcaggattttattagagcagagcgacagtctggaaatgctttgagTGACCATGAGTTGATCATTTTTTGGTATTTTGTTTGAGCTTTAtcctttgttttctgtttcagttTCAGTCCTCAGTGTGATAAAGATCAAATCCAATAAAAATAACTTTATTCACCCACCAGGAACTCCATTTGTGCCAAGAAATGCCAGTAACCCACCTACTACCCAACCAAACAGACACTAATATAGCTTACAACAGCTTATAAATGTCAAACAATACAAATAAATTATAAATCCTATAATTCCACATCACAGGCTAAAGAAGACTTGTGGGCACACGAGGAGGGATTACTAAGGGCTGACTCAGGAATCAGtcaaaaactacataaaagaaACCACTCAGAAGGTATAAAATCCAACAAATGAggaataattaattaaaaaacccTGCACCGACTTCATTTTAAcctccagaaaaaaaagaagcaggaaTGAGTCAAACAATTGTGACATAATGTGCACAGTGTAAAGAAATAATGAGCCGATTTCTGCCTCTGTGCTGGGAAAATATCTTCCATCTTCCcctgagcagctttaaaaaaagTGAAGTCGAATTTATACCACGGCAGCAAAGTGAATTGCAACACTTTCCTTATTGCAaaactctaaaaaaaaagaaaaaaaagaaagaggcatTCGGTTTGAAGCCTTTCACTAAAGAACTGTATGGTGAAGGAGAATGTGAAAGCTTTGAACAGTTGGAGTCTG from Odontesthes bonariensis isolate fOdoBon6 chromosome 22, fOdoBon6.hap1, whole genome shotgun sequence encodes:
- the sec31a gene encoding protein transport protein Sec31A isoform X5; the encoded protein is MKLKEINRTAIQSWSPAQHHPIYLATGTSAQQLDASFSTNASLEFFELDLAEPSLDMKSCGSFSSTHRYHKLVWSPFGMDAQGQPSGVLIAGGENGDVILYDPAKIMAGESDVIIAESDKHTGPVRALDVNPFQTNLFASGGNESEIYIWDMNNFGSPMTPGPKTQPLEDISCVSWNRQVQHILASASPSGRASVWDLRKNDLIIKVSDHSNRMHCSGLAWNPEVATQMVVASEDDRMPVIQMWDLRFATSPLKVLEHHTRGVLAISWSLSDPELLLSCGKDCKILCWNPNTAEVLYELPISSQWCFDIQWCPRNPAVLSAAGFDGHIDIYSIMGGSNQAQSQRHADQISNSFGNMDPFGTGQTLPPLQLPQTIAPPATINPLKKPPKWIRRPVGATFAFGGKLVSLENTLPQQPQQPTSHVVHISQVVTETAFLRRSDQLQATLSSGSFVDFCQEKIAASENEFDKTVWSFLKANFESDVRSKYLELLGYNKEELALKISAALEEKPADSPQPDVPAPTSLQPLAELSLLPPADNPEEAFDLIAAANLQPAAMPELNHTPEPATEETEEPKEPEEMEEPKEPEEMEEPAEPEESNEADVTAEQALPEEEADDEEEEEEEIPLNEDTSLCVLQLTGKHETMFQETMAPVRIEESSPVETPAEVPTPVPTPAGGVALSISKDVDGLITQALLTGDFEGAVELCLHDNRMADSIILAIAGGGELLEKTQKKYFTKAHSRITKLISAVVMKDWHDILKTCDLHSWKEALAAVMTYSRPEEFSSLCDLLGDRLEAAEDSQLQSQACLCYICAGSVEKLVSCWNRAQDGHTPLSLQDLVEKVVVLRRAVEQTQRSGPAAIGILLAERMSQYASLLASQGSLTTAITYLPDNTNQVTVQQLRDRLGRALGQQAAPAQTHRAPSQARHGSAPAQHPYTPAQPSMAPRPAAAAPPPGPTPASAPAQPQYYQPVRAASTVTSWSNQTPTALPNVPPPPLQVGSASEPQAEPPNPMFGMPASGAAAAPPASSAPAYMYSHQYQRPLNGWNDPPALTRAPKKKFPDNYTPPIPITAPIMSPLGADPQGAQPMTSGAPQAMVQGPHSAQVPYSGMHQQQLSPTSMNPAMPNTSMEGPPGAPTGDVIQPLQSIPAEKITKKPIPDEHLVLKTTFEGLIQKCLAVATDPQTKRKLDDANKRLEALYDKLREQTLSPAIVGGLHNIARSIESRSYTEGLNIHTHIVSNSNFSETSAFMPVLKVVLTQANKLGV
- the sec31a gene encoding protein transport protein Sec31A isoform X3, whose protein sequence is MKLKEINRTAIQSWSPAQHHPIYLATGTSAQQLDASFSTNASLEFFELDLAEPSLDMKSCGSFSSTHRYHKLVWSPFGMDAQGQPSGVLIAGGENGDVILYDPAKIMAGESDVIIAESDKHTGPVRALDVNPFQTNLFASGGNESEIYIWDMNNFGSPMTPGPKTQPLEDISCVSWNRQVQHILASASPSGRASVWDLRKNDLIIKVSDHSNRMHCSGLAWNPEVATQMVVASEDDRMPVIQMWDLRFATSPLKVLEHHTRGVLAISWSLSDPELLLSCGKDCKILCWNPNTAEVLYELPISSQWCFDIQWCPRNPAVLSAAGFDGHIDIYSIMGGSNQAQSQRHADQISNSFGNMDPFGTGQTLPPLQLPQTIAPPATINPLKKPPKWIRRPVGATFAFGGKLVSLENTLPQQPQQPTSHVVHISQVVTETAFLRRSDQLQATLSSGSFVDFCQEKIAASENEFDKTVWSFLKANFESDVRSKYLELLGYNKEELALKISAALEEKPADSPQPDVPAPTSLQPLAELSLLPPADNPEEAFDLIAAANLQPAAMPELNHTPEPATEETEEPKEPEEMEEPKEPEEMEEPAEPEESNEADVTAEQALPEEEADDEEEEEEEIPLNEDTSLCVLQLTGKHETMFQETMAPVRIEESSPVETPAEVPTPVPTPAGGVALSISKDVDGLITQALLTGDFEGAVELCLHDNRMADSIILAIAGGGELLEKTQKKYFTKAHSRITKLISAVVMKDWHDILKTCDLHSWKEALAAVMTYSRPEEFSSLCDLLGDRLEAAEDSQLQSQACLCYICAGSVEKLVSCWNRAQDGHTPLSLQDLVEKVVVLRRAVEQTQRSGPAAIGILLAERMSQYASLLASQGSLTTAITYLPDNTNQVTVQQLRDRLGRALGQQAAPAQTHRAPSQARHGSAPAQHPYTPAQPSMAPRPAAAAPPPGPTPASAPAQPQYYQPAEPPNPMFGMPASGAAAAPPASSAPAYMYSHQYQPYPQVSQYPPGAGGVPLYQPLQYSSAPPPQTPPAEPSSPPHPPGFLSQYTHPVPSQPAPPPYPGQPPVSQCLSSSPPSHLSFYPTSSSFSAAPSSGASFQHGGPGSPVSYMPPLHPPPIGFSGPLNGWNDPPALTRAPKKKQFPDNYTPPIPITAPIMSPLGADPQGAQPMTSGAPQAMVQGPHSAQVPYSGMHQQQLSPTSMNPAMPNTSMEGPPGAPTGDVIQPLQSIPAEKITKKPIPDEHLVLKTTFEGLIQKCLAVATDPQTKRKLDDANKRLEALYDKLREQTLSPAIVGGLHNIARSIESRSYTEGLNIHTHIVSNSNFSETSAFMPVLKVVLTQANKLGV